The following are encoded together in the Lathyrus oleraceus cultivar Zhongwan6 chromosome 3, CAAS_Psat_ZW6_1.0, whole genome shotgun sequence genome:
- the LOC127129869 gene encoding uncharacterized protein LOC127129869: MGSNKRSTYSYKFKDPKLEVLQELVSQLHPVYKINFGKDYGNLLSLLNKEADPLVLLTLAQFYDSPMRCFTFQDFQIAPMLEEFEHLVGIPIKYKLPFMGVEGTLKHEVIPDALHIHKKEVTANLRVKGNTKGFPLNFLIERAYTLLEAQSWEACYATIALAIYGFVLFQNFDDFVDMTAICIFLMKNPVPTLLADVFYYLTWRSAKKGGMVACCAPLLYTWLQTHLPNRGPFVDQKDASWPHRLGSLRSSDISW; this comes from the coding sequence ATGGGATCGAACAAGAGGAGCACATACTCGTACAAGTTCAAAGATCCTAAATTAGAAGTTCTACAAGAATTGGTTTCTCAGCTCCATCCAGTCTACAAGATCAACTTTGGGAAGGATTATGGCAATCTTCTCAGTCTCTTGAACAAAGAAGCAGACCCACTGGTACTTTTGACCTTGGCCCAGTTCTATGATTCGCCAATGAGATGTTTCACCTTCCAGGATTTTCAAATAGCACCAATGTTGGAGGAATTTGAACATCTTGTTGGTATTCCCATAAAATACAAACTGCCATTTATGGGTGTCGAAGGGACCTTGAAACATGAAGTTATACCCGATGCTCTTCACATACATAAGAAGGAGGTTACTGCGAACCTGAGAGTGAAAGGAAATACCAAAGGGTTTCCACTCAATTTTCTTATAGAGAGAGCTTACACTCTGTTGGAGGCCCAAAGTTGGGAGGCTTGCTACGCTACTATTGCCTTGGCTATTTATGGATTCGTTTTGTTCCAAAACTTTGACGATTTTGTAGACATGACTGCCATTTGCATCTTCCTCATGAAGAATCCAGTGCCTACCCTTCTTGCTGATGTGTTCTATTATCTGACTTGGAGAAGTGCAAAGAAGGGAGGAATGGTTGCTTGTTGCGCCCCTCTATTGTACACATGGTTGCAGACCCATCTTCCAAATAGGGGTCCCTTTGTGGATCAGAAGGATGCTAGTTGGCCCCATAGGTTGGGATCGCTTCGATCCAGCGATATTTCTTGGTAA